Within Anticarsia gemmatalis isolate Benzon Research Colony breed Stoneville strain chromosome 15, ilAntGemm2 primary, whole genome shotgun sequence, the genomic segment TACACCGTTACTAAGCTTAACCCGGTTTAAAAGCTAAGCCATATCTCCATTACTATACCCATCTATGGCACATGGTACACGAGTTTGAAAACATTCcaaaatgtatgtgagatacagTGTTctgaatattttgatattggTATGCTTTTGTGGTTCTTCGGGAAATGGTTCGAAGATTCTCTCGAGGAGGAAACGGTATGTCGCGTTCCCTGAAGGCTCCAGTTTTTCGGTGAGTTGctgttttatcttttataatacTTCTATCTTttgtgttattataatgtttttattcttaGTACTTGTGTTGAAAAGGTTAAATTATTGCTATTGCTAGCTTAGAACAGATTTTTCATTTACAATCTAATACCGCTTTttcattgcaaaaaaaaaattttaggaaattataatatgtaagtgTTATTATGTAAGTGTAATCAATGACGCATGGAAACACTAACATTGGAATTAAGTTAAGTAACAGAgcaaaacgtttatttaacCTTACATCGTTCATGTTACTTTTATAATCGCAAGTATCGATTTGACTCTAACAGATAGaacatttttgatttgttttcatCACTTTTTCCTTTGCCAGACACTATTCCGTTCTAATGTTCAATTGCAATATCTTTGCACATTACTCTATTCCCTTCGCTATCACACTCGATACATTCTATCTGATTGGTTATAATTGGATATTTTACAACCACTGGAGTTTTAGATACATTACACGAATTCTTTTAGATAAAGAAAGCAGCAAGAGTCATAAAACTTGGTGGATTACTTacttttcacaattttatattcaaaaaattTTGAAGAGcacttttatgttttacatacGATTTACGAGCGTcgtatattcatattttttctcaCATATCATTTCTGTTTATCCGGCAACTTTTATTACAGTATCATGCACGTTGCACGCTCTGAAGTATACAGATGAAAGAAAGTAgagaattgttttgttttgtataatatttggGTTTTAAATGGCAACAATTAAGTGTAACATCTAACAAAATAGTTTTAcccttttatttatgtacttatcgCGTTTTTAATTGTCAACCTGGTGTTAAGGGTATTCAAGCCGCCAGAAGGtctttgaatataatatgtatcttACTTTCTCAGCactataaaaatagatataGCTACATTAGCTACCCAGGTTTACTATAGACACTATTGAATACCAAACTGTAAgtgtaatttaaacataaaagatgTTATCATTCGATTCACGCCACAATAAACTTCAAATGTCTTTTCAAGTCCTTGCCAGTAGCTGTGGCAGTAGTATgtattactactactattgTGAGTACGGTGTACTTTTTACTAAAAGAAATATACTTACAATAACAAAAGATGTTCTAAATTCCAGTGTGCCGGTTGCGTCACAGTCGGCGTAATCGGCCAGCCAGCCCCCAGTTCATCCCCAGGTATCTTGACATGGGGTCTAAACTGGGGTATTGCGTACGAGCTGCCAAACTCCACTGAAACCTCAGCCTTCTACAGAAGATTTAAAGGAAGAAGGCCTATGGAACAGAGGAGGAGTCGCAGAGAACTTTATAGGAAGTTGGAGACGGTGATAGACAGGTAAGTTTGAAAGTGGCTTTTATTTGCTGCAATTATCCTATGTTTCGAAGGAAAATGTTTTCTTTAGGAGGATGAAGGATCAAACTGTTCTGCGACGCGGTCTATTTAAGACTACAACTAAAAAAACGTTAACAGTATCTTACTAGTATCTCAAGTTTTCAACTATCTCTGCATTATTATGCTTAATTTCGAATAAATTAATGGTTTAGCCTCAGGGTAACAGACATACAGATTGTATTAGGTATAACATTGGTGAGTGTAATACGTAGTAACTAATGATTATTTTTGACTTATAATTTCAGCATGGGCTACAGCGGGAGAGAGTGCGTCTTGAAGACTTTGTGCGAGACAACGCAGAGACTCGTGCCTCATGGTGGAAATATGATTGAAGAAATGTTCAGAACTTTGTTTACGTAAGTACCTAATAGCTaagaacaatgttttttttcacgTTACAATCTTGTTTGTGCTCACAAGAgactaaaaatcaaaatttatggTAATGCAATGGCCCAAGTATTAACTGAGGATTTCGTAAAACTTGACTTATAAAGTGCACAAAGTGCCTCTTTCCGTTAGTGCTCTCATCTGACAGAACCATGTTTAtgtttcatctatactaatattataaagctgtagagtttgtttgtttatttgtttgtttcaacgcgctaatctcaggaactactggtccgatttgtaaaatttatttcagtgttaaatagcccatttatcgaggaaggctatataggctatattattatatcatcacgctacgaccaataggagcagagtacgagtaaaaaatgttacaaaaacggggaaaattttgacgcatgctctcttatgttgcaagcgaagttgcgcgggtcagctagtttattatatttgtaagaTGTATTTAAAACCCTTTTACTATGTTTTCAGGATGCCAATAACCAAGTTGATATCATCAGAGCCGATAGAACACGCGATCTACGACTCAGCCCAACGCCTCGGGAAGATTCTGGACAATTGTGATCAGTTCAAATGTCCTATATCATTAGTAGACCTTGTTCAAGGGTATTATAACGCTCCTTCACCCAATGTGAATATTGCTATGAAACCCTGGGCACTGTTTAGtaatagttttagaaataaGTAACTGGTATAAGTAGTAGCTTATCTTTCTGTTTCGATACTGTTGCTTGTGTTCATTTGAGCTtgcctgtacctcgattctctaccaatatcgactaccgacaaccggctagccatcgaaattttgatatttagaatgtactaccaaaatgcttcctacgacacccgtcagaggcgctgatcagattttcatacaaaatttctcgatgacaggtcggttgtcggtattcgatagtagtagagaatcgagctactgtataatagatttttgtttgtttatattaaccTGTTATAAAATGAAACTGAGGCCAGGGGTATATGAAATGCAAAATATGTTTTGCTGTTAATATTGGTTTTAGGGTGGTATAACTAAGCTCCAATGAGAAAAAGCAGTTGCCTGATTTAATAGAAATCTAAACTTTCCCATTACGTCTTATTGGATATGTAAAGCGAAATCAAattctgcgggcttatcacgtatctcatttgacaactagtgtacgtcaaatagatggtcactattcagtacattgctgctttgatataacgtgttaatcactttaatctaagaaacaaaacaatgtacagcaaatTGGTTTTCTAATATTTGTCATAAtatgaaatacgtgatagccctcGTGGGACTAATAATCTCATAGGTAATATATAATCTAGCAGCAGAAAGAGTCTTAGCTATGTAAAAGTATCCCACAAGAACCCCTAACTAGtagtttggcgcagtggttaaagtggtcacctcgccgcaataaccgtagcgccgcgtgtggtgggttcgaatcccacccggaacaaatctttgtgtgatgagcacgagcatttgttctgagcctggatgttattgtatctatataaatgtatttagaagtatataagtatgtttattagttatttggttgccattgtacaagctctgcttagtttggaatcaaatgaccgtgtgtgagttgtccaattatgtttatattaatgttttcacTTTCCATCAAGGGGGTATCTTATGAGTTAAATTGGATTCTAATTAGTATATTGGACTTTAAGCTATTTTAATTGGAGTAGAAATATATCATTTTAGCATTGTTTGCTAAACGCTTTAAACGGTATTAATGTTAAACCTTTaacttgtaaaattatttaatggtTCCTTGATTTGACTTGACTTGAAGTATGCTTACGGAAGTAAAACTTGcttcttttttgtaaattgttccttcataatattacttttatatgatTAGTTTATATTAGAATTGTGTGTAATCCATGTGTTCAGTTTTGTGTAATTGTAAGTAAATAgggaataaacaaaaaaatgtggAATGAAACgcattagtttattattaacgcataacatttaatatttatagttcatatttataatacatttcaatgttaGCAGTAAGAAGTCATGAGTGTATTCATAATGGTAATGGTAGTgcttgatttttgatttttaattaacattacaaAATGGGACTTAAACTTTAAACCTTAAaagctaaattatttatttttttattatgtatattatttcgCCTTACAATAACTTTGCAATCAcctaaagtttatttataatagttgcTTAAAgactatttattacaatttcatagaGTTCCATAAATTATTGAGCTATTATGACTTAAAAGTACaatacgaatattattatatttatatatgtatattatagcaTAGTGCATAAATCTTAAAAGTATTAAGTGGCAATGATTTCGTGATACAAGTGACCGAACAGTGAAGTTCCGTGCACACTGACGCGTCGCGCCACGACGCAGACTGTTCGAAGCTGACTGTATGCTTAACTACACCATCTTTAAAAACGTCAAAAAACACGCGCCTAATTTATTCCATTTTTGCCTAAACGACTTATATCCCTAACCACTCCTTTCCAAAAGGTATATACAAGTCAGCTGTCTATCTAATCGTAGTTTTCTTCACGTTTACGTCAGTATGAACGGAACTTTAGTCAACTATTTTTCTAACACTAAACGTGACTATTCGAGAACATTCTCATAGAAGTCTATTATTGTATGACGTAATATTACAAtaccttaatattaaaataaattattatttaggaaTTCACTCTCATGTAACTATCTAacctatattttgtattattagtgtGGTGTTCGTTTGCATAATGTCATTTTCACCAGTCAGATTGTTTTTGTGGCACTTGTAGATTATACCAGATAATTTATatgatcaataaatataatataatattaaatatatacgtaccaataatagtattatacgcaatacatataatagaatacacatatataatttaaatgttattgaataagtaaatatgtttataattcgatggatattataatgatattgagCATTTCGGTTCGGTATGAGTTTCGTAGAACAGGTGttgtttttgtagtacattGAGCAACTTAGTTTCAATCAAACATTTATACTACCAATGGACTTAGAAAT encodes:
- the LOC142978878 gene encoding uncharacterized protein LOC142978878, with the protein product MYVRYSVLNILILVCFCGSSGNGSKILSRRKRYVAFPEGSSFSCAGCVTVGVIGQPAPSSSPGILTWGLNWGIAYELPNSTETSAFYRRFKGRRPMEQRRSRRELYRKLETVIDSMGYSGRECVLKTLCETTQRLVPHGGNMIEEMFRTLFTMPITKLISSEPIEHAIYDSAQRLGKILDNCDQFKCPISLVDLVQGYYNAPSPNVNIAMKPWALFSNSFRNK